The Chloroflexia bacterium SDU3-3 genome has a segment encoding these proteins:
- a CDS encoding allantoate amidohydrolase — protein sequence MAQHSTQPAAYAPQVMARCSALGEISEEAGRLTRRFATPALEAAMLAAAAWMRGAGMTVRRDNIGNLIGRYEADRPGAKTLLLGSHLDTVRDAGRYDGPLGILVALACVQQLADSGTRLPFAIEIVAFADEEGVRYHTAYLGSKAFIGQFDAQLLASIDEDGISLSEAIRRAGGDPAALARDARASHDLLGYCEVHIEQGPVLEALDLPVGVVTSIAGQSRFALSFSGAAGHAGTVPMRLRHDALCAAAEFVLLTEALACETKGLVATVGQLWAAPGASNVIPGHVTLSLDVRHQDDGVRLAAIEYLRQQAADLAERRGVALEWEKVQENPCVPCDGALTAQLERAIEACGLRAHALPSGAGHDGAILASAMPIAMLFVRCAGGISHNPAESVREEDAAAAIEVLAAMLAGMARTRKEG from the coding sequence ATGGCGCAGCACAGCACACAGCCCGCCGCCTACGCCCCGCAGGTAATGGCGCGCTGCAGCGCGCTGGGCGAGATCAGCGAGGAGGCGGGCAGGCTCACGCGGCGCTTCGCCACGCCCGCGCTGGAGGCGGCCATGCTGGCGGCGGCGGCCTGGATGCGCGGCGCGGGCATGACGGTGCGACGCGACAACATCGGCAACCTGATCGGGCGCTACGAGGCCGACCGACCGGGGGCCAAGACGCTGCTGCTGGGATCGCACCTGGACACTGTGCGCGACGCCGGGCGCTACGATGGCCCGCTGGGCATCCTGGTGGCGCTGGCCTGCGTGCAGCAGCTGGCCGACAGCGGCACGCGCCTGCCCTTCGCGATCGAGATCGTGGCCTTCGCCGACGAGGAGGGCGTGCGCTACCACACCGCCTACCTGGGCAGCAAGGCCTTCATCGGCCAGTTCGACGCCCAGCTGCTGGCATCCATTGATGAGGACGGCATCTCGCTCTCCGAGGCCATCCGCCGCGCTGGCGGCGACCCCGCCGCGCTGGCCCGCGACGCCCGCGCCAGCCACGACCTGCTGGGCTACTGCGAGGTGCACATCGAGCAGGGGCCGGTGCTAGAGGCGCTGGATCTGCCGGTGGGGGTGGTCACATCGATCGCGGGGCAGAGCCGGTTCGCGCTGAGCTTCAGCGGTGCGGCGGGGCACGCGGGCACGGTGCCCATGCGGCTGCGCCACGACGCGCTGTGCGCCGCCGCCGAGTTTGTGCTGCTCACCGAGGCGCTGGCCTGCGAGACCAAGGGGCTGGTGGCCACGGTGGGGCAGCTGTGGGCCGCGCCGGGAGCCAGCAACGTCATCCCCGGCCATGTGACGCTGAGCCTGGATGTGCGCCACCAGGATGACGGGGTGCGGCTGGCCGCCATCGAGTACCTGCGGCAGCAGGCGGCGGATCTGGCCGAGCGGCGCGGGGTGGCGCTGGAGTGGGAGAAGGTGCAGGAGAACCCCTGCGTGCCCTGCGACGGCGCGCTGACGGCCCAGCTAGAGCGAGCCATCGAGGCCTGCGGCCTGCGCGCCCACGCCCTGCCCAGCGGCGCGGGCCACGACGGGGCCATCCTGGCCTCGGCCATGCCGATCGCGATGCTGTTCGTGCGCTGCGCGGGCGGCATCAGCCACAACCCCGCCGAGTCGGTGCGCGAGGAAGATGCGGCGGCAGCCATCGAGGTGCTCGCGGCCATGCTTGCGGGCATGGCGCGGACGCGAAAGGAAGGGTGA
- the uraH gene encoding hydroxyisourate hydrolase, whose protein sequence is MEGRLTTHVLDTANGCPAAGMQIALWRIADGEGATKLLAEVRTNADGRLDAPLLAGPTMAAGTYELVFDVAAYFAARGAALAEPPFLSHVPIRFAIADAAAHYHVPLLVSPWAYSTYRGS, encoded by the coding sequence ATGGAAGGACGGCTGACCACCCACGTGCTGGATACGGCAAACGGCTGCCCCGCCGCTGGGATGCAGATCGCGCTCTGGCGGATCGCGGACGGCGAGGGCGCGACCAAGCTGCTGGCCGAGGTGCGCACCAACGCCGACGGGCGGCTTGACGCGCCGCTGCTGGCGGGGCCGACCATGGCCGCAGGAACCTACGAGCTGGTGTTCGACGTGGCCGCCTACTTCGCCGCGCGGGGCGCGGCCCTGGCCGAGCCACCGTTTCTCAGCCACGTGCCCATCCGCTTCGCCATCGCCGACGCCGCCGCGCACTACCACGTGCCGCTGCTGGTCTCGCCGTGGGCCTACAGCACCTACCGAGGGAGCTAG
- the uraD gene encoding 2-oxo-4-hydroxy-4-carboxy-5-ureidoimidazoline decarboxylase, with translation MLTIDEINQLDDERFIATFGPLFEGSPWIAAETWKRRPFASVAALHRALVDTVASAPIERQLALIRAHPDLAGKAAMVGALTAESTREQAAAGLSQLTPEEFASFNRLNDSYRRRFGFPFIICAREHSKSSILMAFADRLGNSVQAEILTALGEIAKIARLRLADLAG, from the coding sequence GTGCTCACCATCGATGAGATCAACCAGCTCGACGACGAGCGCTTTATCGCGACGTTCGGCCCGCTCTTTGAAGGCTCACCCTGGATCGCCGCCGAGACCTGGAAGCGCCGCCCGTTCGCGAGCGTGGCCGCGCTGCACCGCGCCCTGGTGGACACGGTGGCCAGCGCGCCCATCGAGCGCCAGCTGGCGCTCATCCGCGCCCACCCCGACCTGGCGGGCAAGGCCGCCATGGTCGGCGCGCTCACCGCCGAGTCGACCCGCGAGCAGGCCGCCGCCGGGCTAAGCCAGCTGACCCCCGAGGAGTTCGCCAGCTTCAATCGCCTGAACGACAGCTACCGCCGCCGGTTCGGCTTCCCCTTTATCATCTGCGCCCGCGAGCACAGCAAGAGCAGCATCCTGATGGCCTTCGCCGACCGCCTGGGCAACAGCGTGCAGGCCGAGATCCTGACAGCGCTGGGCGAGATCGCCAAGATCGCGCGGCTGCGGCTGGCCGACCTGGCAGGCTGA
- a CDS encoding SDR family oxidoreductase — translation MAHTILITGCSSGIGRATARRFASGGWNVVATMRSPAPEDELAGLEGVLLLPLDVTDPASIERAVAEGIARFGRIDALVNNAGYGQYGIFEALTHEQIQRQFAVNLFGVMDSIRAILPHFRANGAGTIINVSSGAGIFGLPMMTMYNASKFALEGFAESLSYELADQNILVKQVIPHGGVGQTRFGERSSGDFAHDPALAGYNAFVTRMGATFAAMASAKLIRAEEVAELIWQAATDGSTRLRYLIGSDERGFVKARRELSEDDYIAFMRSYFGYGSSGGSD, via the coding sequence GTGGCCCACACGATATTGATCACGGGGTGCTCGTCGGGGATCGGGCGGGCGACGGCGCGGCGCTTCGCCAGCGGCGGCTGGAATGTGGTGGCGACCATGCGCAGCCCCGCGCCCGAGGACGAGCTGGCGGGGCTGGAAGGGGTGCTGCTGCTGCCGCTGGATGTGACCGACCCGGCCAGCATCGAGCGGGCGGTGGCGGAGGGCATCGCGCGCTTCGGGCGCATCGACGCGCTAGTGAACAACGCCGGGTACGGCCAGTATGGCATCTTCGAGGCGCTGACCCACGAGCAGATCCAGCGGCAGTTTGCGGTGAACCTGTTCGGCGTGATGGACAGCATCCGCGCCATCCTGCCGCACTTCCGCGCAAATGGCGCGGGCACGATCATCAACGTCAGCTCGGGCGCGGGCATCTTTGGGCTGCCGATGATGACCATGTACAACGCCAGCAAGTTCGCGCTGGAGGGCTTTGCCGAGTCGCTCTCGTACGAGCTGGCCGACCAGAACATTCTGGTGAAGCAGGTGATCCCGCACGGCGGCGTGGGCCAGACCCGCTTTGGCGAGCGCTCCTCCGGCGATTTCGCCCACGACCCGGCGCTGGCGGGGTACAATGCCTTTGTCACACGCATGGGCGCGACGTTTGCCGCCATGGCCTCGGCCAAGCTCATCCGCGCCGAGGAGGTGGCCGAGCTGATCTGGCAGGCCGCCACCGACGGCAGCACGCGGCTGCGCTACCTGATCGGCAGCGACGAGCGGGGCTTTGTGAAGGCCCGCCGCGAGCTGTCGGAAGATGACTATATCGCATTTATGAGGTCGTACTTTGGCTATGGAAGCAGCGGCGGATCAGATTAG
- a CDS encoding AraC family transcriptional regulator codes for MEAAADQIRVTHFLPARLDALGVPFAAICQRARVPQALFAQDRVVVSTAQWFALWRAVGELNTDPALGLRLAGAVLGGPYDPIAITAFSARSFYEGLLKIARYKRLFCSEQIAVAQDGDLWRLTVAWTATREPPPTLLIDAMFASFVELGRHGAGEPLYPARVALRRPPRDRALYEGFFRCPVDFEAERDAMAYAGAVMHAPFAMFNPELLALIEPQLEAELRASQPPQPLGERVRALLRSRLAGQQPTLQAVADELGVSVRTLQRWLASEGLGFQQVLEQARRDMARHYLRGSALELSEIAFLLGYEEASSFHRAFHQWEGTTPGQWRAANRARP; via the coding sequence ATGGAAGCAGCGGCGGATCAGATTAGGGTCACGCATTTTCTGCCCGCGCGGCTGGATGCGCTGGGCGTGCCGTTTGCCGCGATCTGCCAGCGGGCCAGGGTGCCGCAGGCCCTGTTCGCGCAGGATCGCGTGGTGGTGAGCACGGCGCAGTGGTTTGCGCTCTGGCGGGCGGTGGGCGAGCTGAACACCGACCCCGCGCTGGGGCTGCGGCTGGCCGGCGCAGTGCTGGGCGGGCCGTACGACCCGATCGCGATCACGGCGTTCTCGGCGCGCAGCTTCTACGAGGGCCTGCTGAAGATCGCCCGCTACAAGCGGCTGTTCTGCTCGGAGCAGATAGCGGTGGCTCAGGATGGCGACCTGTGGCGGCTGACAGTGGCGTGGACGGCCACGCGCGAGCCGCCGCCCACGCTGCTGATCGACGCGATGTTCGCGTCGTTTGTCGAGCTGGGGCGGCACGGCGCGGGCGAGCCGCTCTACCCCGCGCGGGTGGCGCTGCGCCGCCCGCCGCGCGACCGCGCCCTGTACGAGGGCTTCTTCCGCTGCCCGGTGGATTTCGAGGCCGAGCGCGACGCCATGGCCTACGCCGGGGCGGTGATGCACGCGCCCTTCGCCATGTTCAACCCCGAGCTGCTGGCCCTGATCGAGCCGCAGCTGGAGGCCGAGCTGCGGGCCAGCCAGCCCCCGCAGCCGCTGGGCGAGCGGGTGCGTGCGCTGCTGCGCAGTAGGCTGGCCGGGCAGCAGCCCACCCTGCAGGCCGTGGCCGACGAGCTGGGCGTGAGCGTGCGCACGCTGCAGCGCTGGCTGGCCAGCGAGGGCCTGGGATTCCAGCAGGTGCTGGAGCAGGCGCGGCGCGACATGGCGCGGCACTACCTGCGCGGCTCGGCGCTGGAGCTGAGCGAGATCGCCTTCCTGCTGGGCTACGAGGAGGCCAGCTCGTTTCACCGCGCCTTCCACCAGTGGGAGGGCACCACGCCTGGGCAGTGGCGCGCGGCCAATCGCGCGCGGCCCTAG